The nucleotide sequence TCAAAAAAATAAGTgcatacattaataaataaatccagagcaaagcaaaaaaaaaaaaaaactttattatgtGGAGAATCAAGGTCACAGAAGAAGTGGATACATCTCTTGCCCCAGGATGTCAGAAGAGGTGGTGTTTCTGGTTTAGGAAGAGTGGAGACCAGCGGAGCCAGCCCCTGACTCATATCTGGATTGTAAGAAGTGTGGTGGTGGGTAAAATAACATAGTCCGTCTTCCCATCAGGCTGTACCAAAAAGGAAGGTGACTTTGGggctttcttgtgttttttgttttcgcCTTCATTAACACAACATAATTTCCCATTTCGACATGCCACTTCGTAGATTTCCCCCATCTCGCATTTCTTCCGGCAGTAGCCTGTTATATTACTAAAGCATTTCCTGGGTTGTGTCGTATCTGTGCACAGAAAACAACATTGGACGCAGATTAGTTCCGGAGGCAGAGTAGAAGGCGTGTGTGGTTCCTGTAAGTTTTGGCCTCCTGTGGTTCCAAAGTCAACCGTATGCTGGTGAGAGAAAACGAAGCGCCTCCTCCTGGCAAATCATCCCAAATTAAGGACATCAAAGCCCCAGGCTCCTAGCCAATACCCAGTTATCTCTGAGAACATCAGAACCTATATGACCAGAAAAGAGAGACCAACGCATGGTTATCAACTGTTGTTATGTCCCACCCCTGGGCTCTGGCAAATCTGACTCTGTCTCCCATGCCCCAAAGTCAGTACTCGCTCAGCCTTACCCGGGTCCAGTGTCCCCAAAGAGTGCCAACTTGCCACCGTGGCATGACTCAAAGCCAAGTTAACCTTTAAAAGAGTATCACAGACAGGGCTTTTTAAGTTAAGAGAGACAGTGGGTTTCACACTCACTGACACGGGCAGCAGAAATCTCCCTTTGCCAACACCTCGTGGGTCTCCGCAATAAATGCTGCAGAGAACTTCCTTTATCCAGCCTCTGTGTCTTCATAACCATGCTCCTTctggctctgctctctctcactctctctctctctctctctctctgtctctcctcctttttGTCTCAAATAAATGTGTTGTCCAGGGAATCAAACTCAATTCCATGAGTACCCATCTCCCTAGAGATCCAAACTATTCAGAGTATTGTATTGAGGTCCTAAATCGCctgtttctaattctttatttGCCCCTGTACCCATATTTGGACAAGCTCACAgaacaaagagggagaaaagagacatTTCCTCACATGAAATTCAATCATTATGATTATGAAATCATTATGAAATTGAGTCATCCATACTCaattgacagatgagaaaactgaaattcaaagGGAATAATTAGCTCGGTTCATACAACTAATCAGTGGTCAAGATATATTTTAACTTCACATCTACATGATTCCAAAGCTTGTACTGTTCTCATTACTGTTGTAGCATAGGCTGAAAATGAGTTTGGACGGAAAAAGGCATGGTGAGGTTCCTGTGTGAAAACTATGTTCAATTACAAAGATCATTCTAGAGGATGGGTTCATGCCTCCCTTTGGAAAGGACTTCCAAGAGTATAGCCCTGATGTCTTCTTACCACCCTGAATGCTTT is from Panthera uncia isolate 11264 chromosome A3 unlocalized genomic scaffold, Puncia_PCG_1.0 HiC_scaffold_11, whole genome shotgun sequence and encodes:
- the DEFB128 gene encoding beta-defensin 128, with translation MKLFLVLIVLPFEVLPADTTQPRKCFSNITGYCRKKCEMGEIYEVACRNGKLCCVNEGENKKHKKAPKSPSFLVQPDGKTDYVILPTTTLLTIQI